A stretch of DNA from Diospyros lotus cultivar Yz01 chromosome 14, ASM1463336v1, whole genome shotgun sequence:
ATCATTAAGtgtttaaatctcaaaatataaatttgtagttttctatttaaatttcaaatctatTCTActatgaaatataataaaaaaaattggcattttaaaatttttaaaagttcatATGGCAATCAAATAGATAAATATGGTCTAAATTTGGTTCGTTGTTGCCAAAATCCCAAGGTGAACAAGTAGCGGATGTCTACTTGTGAAAATAAACAATAAGTGACTCTGTTATCTTGGTGAAAGGAAAAGGGTTACTTGGGAGGACTTCAGTCTCTAGGTCTTTCGAGTATACTCATTTTCTAGGCATATGTTACAAcattgtaaaaattttaaatttagtgctaaatttaaaattttgaaatagatTCAAGGGTTTAAATTTGAACATTATggtaaatttcaaatatttaagtaatatatttgaatataaatatctaatatatataatataaatttaaataggtAAAactttaaagatttaaatttaaatatttaggaaAAAAGAATTTGGTCCGGCCCGGTCTAGCTATGCCCTTAAGCCGCGCTGGCCCACCCCAAAATATTGGGCCTGGCCCGACGCAGCCTCCAGGGCGGTTATTATAGCAATTATCAAAAGTATCTGGGCAAAGAGgcgataaaaagaaaaagaggggTGTATGTGAAATAAGCCAAAAAagcaaaaccctaaaccctagtCTTCATATATACCAAAAGAAaggtgaaagagagagaaagggaggggaACAATCTCAAGAGGGTCTTCGATACAGCGCACGAATGGCACTGTATCTTCTATATGAATCGGCGTCAGGCTACGCTCTGTTGGAAGCTCATGGCCTTGACGAAATCGGCCAGAATACGGAGGCCGTTCGGAACTCAGTCGCCGATCTCAACCGCTTCGGTAAAGTCGTCAAGCTCGCTGCCTTCACCCCTTTCGAGTCCGCTCTCGACGCTCTCAATCAATGTAACGCCATAACTGAAGGTGAAGAAAGACCTACCTCGtactctgtgtgtgtgtgtgtgtgtgtgtgtgtgcttaTCTGTATGTTTATATTAGACGTAAATCTTATGTAACTGTAGTTGGATGGAAGTTAAACATCAATCAGATGTGTATTTATTGAGTTGTTAGGTTGCTTTTGACATGCGCGATGCGATGTTACTTGGGGCTTAGTTATAAAATGTTCAATGAGGAGAATATAGTGAAGCGTTTGCACGATTTTCGTGCCGTGTTTTCTTGTTATTCTTGTGTCGCGATGCtgaaaaaattgtattttgcaTTGATGTGGATATGGGAGCAGAGCTTTGTCGGCTGCAGGGGGGTTCAGTTGAGATGggtgttttagttttttaggAACAAAGGAGGACGGAGCATAATAATGGGCAAATTCACTTTTGTTAGAAATGTCGTATTGGGGATATATGCGAGCTCTTTTGGACCATGAATAGTTTTTTCCcgtcttttcttttctatttgaAGCTCCTGTTCTGCATGTTTTTTGTTTGCATAGAATTGTATGGTGGTTTTGAGTGTTGTGCCATTACTATATTCCATTTACCCTTTCTAccttttaatttcttgaaaagcTATTGGAGAAAGGAAATAGCATAGTTGACAGTTATTCATTTGGTTCTGCTTTTTGGAATTCAATCTGGGCTTTTATTATAAGCTTCCTGGCATTTTAGTGTAGGAGTTTGCTGAATATGGTTGATCTTGTAGGGCAAAGGAGATACAAAAAGTTTTGTGTTAATGTTGGTACCCTTGGATAACAATGAcatgaaatgaaaatgagttGCCACCTTAGTTTCACTAAGTAATACTTTAGGCCATTGATATGTGGATTTGTGTTTCTGTACTTTTGTGTAATGAAATACAATTGGTCTCAAAATTACAGTTTCGCCTCGACTTAGTTTCACTAAATAATGCTTTTAGGCCATTGATATGTGGATTTGTGTTTCTGTACTTTTGggcaatgaaataaaattagttttaaaatttatgccctcgatattattttttgagttttgtttGATCAAAACTGACATGTACTACTAAAGCCATGTTTTCCAAGAAATGGAATTTCATTTTCAGGAGCAGTTTCATTGGTCATCTGGTTTGGGTTCTTGTtctaaaatgttttaaattcaTCATAAATCATAACAGGAAAAAAAGTCTCTTGTGCTTATGATGGTTTGAatcatttgacattttttttttttttttgttggtatTTTAGGACAGATGACTGATGAATTAAGGAACTTTTTGGAGCGCTCTCTCCCAAAAgttaaggaaggaaagaagcCGAAGTTCAGTTTAGGAGTTGCAGAGCCTAAGATTGGATCGCATATCTTTGAAGCGACCAAGATCCCATGTCAAAGTAATGAGTTTGTTCTTGAGCTTCTTCGAGGTGTGAGGTTGCATTTTGATAAGTTCATTGAGAACTTGAAGGTTtgcactttctttcttttccatctCCTTTTCTTCCAGTGCCTTGAAGGTCTGTTTGTTTTCTGAAAATCCTTTTACCTACTTTTTTGTTCTTATCTTCTTCCCTAACTACTGTAGGATGGTGACTTGGAGAAAGCTCAACTTGGCCTGGGACATAGTTACAGCAGGGCAAAGGTCAAGTTCAATGTTAATCGTGTTGACAATATGGTTATTCAGGCAATCTTCCTTCTTGATACTCTTGATAAGGATATCAATTCCTTCTCCATGAGAGTCAGGTTCGTCACATCTACAAAGCAGTTTATTCATCATTCATTATGTCTTTGAAGCTAGATTCTTTTCTTGCTATTAAGATGCTGGTGCAATGCATGAGAATTTCTTGGAGCAAATTTATCTTTAACCATGGCTTTGGCATTAATCATTTAAGAGGTACTTATTTATAACATTTGGGTTTAAGTTACTCTCTTATTTGTCTCTTATTGCAGAGAATGGTACTCTTGGCATTTCCCTGAACTAGTAAAGATTGTCAATGACAACTATCTTTATGCTAAAGTatcaaaatttattgaaaacaaaTCAGAATTGTCTGAAGACAAATTACCAGGCTTGATTGACACAGTAGGAGATGAAGATAAGGCAAAGGAAATTGTAGAAGCCGCCAAAGCATCCATGGGTACTGTCTGCTGGGCCACTTGGTTTggtttttaaaaagttttttcTATGTTAAGAGCATAAATGTTTGAAGAATATGGAAAACACACTTGGTTGGAACTGTTTTTGGAGAACATTTCTGAAAATCAGCCATGTTTGGAAATAGTTTTAAATTGATTCTTTTACTTCTTCAAAAAATCTTCTTGTCCAACTTCCAGTGATTTATATTTGTAAGCAAGATAAAGAATGCCATGAACTAGAAATGAGAAAACTAAATGATATGCAGAGGGGGGCCTTAGATGTCTTTATTGGAAAGTTGCATGGAACTTTTATTCTCatgctgcttttttttttcctcaggACAGGACTTGTCTCCGGTTGACTTGATCAATGTCAAACAATTCGCCCAGAGGGTAATGGACCTTTCAGAGTACAGGAAGAAGCTCTATGATTATCTGGTCACCAAAATGAATGATATTGCACCCAATTTAGCAGCACTAATTGGTGAAGTTGTTGGAGCTCGTTTGATTTCCCATGCCGGTAGCCTCACAAATTTGGCAAAGTGCCCTTCTTCTACCCTTCAAATCCTTGGCGCAGAGAAGGCACTTTTCAGGTGGTCTACTTCTGTACTTGACAGTTTGTGATCGTTAACACTTCATATAAGAATTGGATCACTTGTTTAGATATGGCCAAAGATAGAAAGGATTGGTGAGTTAGAATTGATGTAGCTGACCCTACCTGGAGGGATTAAGGCTTAATATCTTGTTGTAGTTAGATAGGTTACTTGTAAATATGTTGCTCAGAAATATTTCTAAATGACCACATTTGGGTTATCATTGAGCTGAACTGTATATTTTTGAGAGTTGCATGTGGCTTTATTTAATTACTAGAGTTGCGATGTGCACTTCCATTTTCTGAAACCACATGTAATATCATTGCAacttgtttttttaattatgggTGAATTTTTAAGCATTAATAATGGATTATACTTTAATTATGTTTGTCCTGATTATAAAGGTTAATCTGTTTACCTGTTTGCAACAGAGCATTGAAAACCCGAGGGAACACCCCAAAGTACGGCCTCATATTCCATTCCTCCTTTATTGGCCGTGCTTCTGCTCGAAACAAAGGTCGAATGGCTCGCTATCTTGCAAACAAGTGCTCAATTGCATCTCGCATTGACTGTTTCTTGGGTAAGTTTTTGTACAAAGTATGACGATATCAAGGATTTGTGCTTGGTGAAATAAAGTGTTAGTTGCTTCTAAATGCAGAGAAGAATACCACAGCTTATGGAGAGAAACTCCGCGAACAGGTCGAGGAACGGCTAGATTTTTATGACAAGGGGGTCGCACCTCGTAAAAATTTGGATGTGATGAAGGCTGCATTTGAGGTTGCCCAAAACAATGGTGGGTGGAtgatgtatctatatatatatatatatttataaataaatgcatgAATTGATAGGACCTAAACAACAATTATCTTATCTAGGCATGCAATATTCTTTCAATTGTTTATGGCTTTATGCACAACACCTTACCTTTCAGCCATAAGTTTGAAGTTAGTTTACCGCAGCTTTGGTCTGGTAGTATTATATTTCATCAACTTCAGCACTGGGTTTGTACCATGAGAACTACTAAGCCCATCTCTAAACCGGCTACGACCTTGTTATCAGTAACACTTCAACCTCATTACACTTTAAGTGTGGTTACTGCAATTCATTCTGCCTGATAATGCCTTCTTCAGGTACAGACATGGACGTGGAGAAGGCACCCGCTGAGACGCCAGtgaagaaaagcaagaaaaagaagtCAAAAGCAGAGGCTACAGAAAATGGTGATCCTATGGATGAGCCAGTTGCTGATATGAATGGGGATGCTAACGACGAACCTAAAagtgggaagaagaagaagaaggagaaacaaaaattagaaCAGGAGCCAGATGCTGAACAAGATGAGGCTGCAGAGGATGGGATGactgaaaagaagaaaagaaagagcaaGGACAAAGGCCTACAGGATGTTCCAGCTGCTGCTAGCGAAggtaagaagaaaaagaagaagtccAGAACAGGAGATGGAGAGTAAATTTTGTGATGAGGTTAAGTTCAGCTTTTCTGCTTGTTTGTTGCCAACCTAAAGATTATGATCAGTGCATGTGGTTTAGTAGAATTGGCTACTTTGCTTCCCATCTTTGTATCTCATGGTGTTTGGCTTTGGCCTTGCAAGATGGGTGTGGCAGTGGTATGACCATGTAGATGGAGAATTGATACTATATTCTATCTGCTTAAGAATTTCCTATTAAATTGTCTGTTTTGTAACATCTTTTGTTAAAAACTTTTTCCGATCCATCCTCTCACCCCAACCCAATGAGAAGACTCTTTTCGGTCTTTTGTTTACATGGTCAAAGCATTTTAATTGTGTTTTATGTATCTTATCTTTGATAAtagttatttcaatttcattaagggtgtgtttgattgaagGGTGAAAATTGAGGTGGAATTCTAATTTCATAGAATCTCAATTCTCAGCTTATTCTTtcttgattttaagaaaattttttactttttgaactaatatggaattcgaattttataaaaaaaaaaaaaattgtttgatgaaatatattagaatttgaaaaaaaaataaattccactGTCATTTTCTAACCTTATTAAACGCAACCTAAGAGTAAGTTGTTTAAGAGACaaataaaaggagaaagaggGAATTTGATGTTGGTCAACAAATGTGGCATTAAAGTCTTTTTAAGTGTTGTGTTAGGACTTTGGCCATGCTCGTTAAAAACTACAGTGACTTGTTTGACACTACTTCTgagttgttttatatatttaatcacTTGGCATCAAACACATCTAAGAATTATATGGATTTTAGCTTTGTAATTATTTCTATTtgcattcatattttttatagaatcaTGTTAAATATCTTGCGTCTCTATGCACCTCATGatggatttttttgtcattgatacacttttatataatttaatatatacataaagatgtactaataatatttttcaattattaatgTATCCATCACTTAAGCATTCGTCAAAATTGGTCTCCAAAACATGGGACTGTTCTCTTcgtattttaacttttaattttatattttatatctattttaatcttaatttctctctccttcttcgTCTCTCCCTCCTCtccttattttatgattaaacaTTGTTTTTCTAGTTAAAAGAATATgctataacaaaaaaaaaatacataattacattattaaaaaatatataattgaaataaaaaaattataattatttattacaaaaaatagtagaaaatagttttttaatcacaaaaaacatttcagttttcttttctaaatttataCTGTCTTTTtctaatctttatatataaagtaaatatataatattttcatcaatatgttttttattttgtaattaactTTAAATTATACTGAAAAAACTGCTACAGAGGAGGAGGGAGAGAAGATTGACCATTTAAGAGGAGGAAGGTtgcaaataatcaaattttctattaatCGGAGATTAGGGTTTCTACAAGAAGATTAAccatttaagaaaataaaatttgtagatAATCAAATTCTCTACAAATAATTCAATTCTTTGCAAACCGAGCTTCAAATTGCAGGTCCTTGTGCGACTTGAGGTGATTTAGGGCTAGTTTCGCTATGCGTCTTGATTTATAGCTTCTAAgctatttaaattttaagtgatATAAAGCTTTTAAATTAGATAGTGCTTAAGTTAATAAcgtgtttgaataaatttacttttaagCTATCAactaatagttatgtgtttaatttaaaataattgataaactattagaatttgataaaaaaacaaaaatagacatgttgattgttgaataatataaaattttatcattagatattgataaattatacataattattaaaacaaatattaatataatatatacatcttttatttttttccttcaaatatattatagattaatatatatataaactatagAAACTGGGGCGACGACGAGATGTGCACGACTAAGGCTAGGACGACAATGAGATGCAAACGTTGATGGTGATAGGTTGGGGCGACGACGAGATGCAAACGTTGACAGTGATGGGTTGGGGTAATGACAACAACAATGGCGATAGCTAGAGATGGGTCTGGTGGCGAGAGATGAGTTAATGCGGAAGATGAAGATGGGGGTATGGGTGGAAATAGTTTGACGTTACGAGGGTAAAATTGTCCTTTACTCGATCAACTCAAATAAGCTAAGGTAGCGTTTTGAAAAAACTAGAGCTGGACAGCTTTTGAAAAAAGTTGATACGAGAGCTTTTAAGTTCTTTAAACCATCCAAACacataacaaaataagtttgataataacttataagcggtcaaaccaCGTTGCCAAATGAAGTCTTAATACAATGAAAGTTATTTTGTAGTCGGTAGTGACAAAAGATAACTTGCTTAATGTAGCAACCATGGCAATCACTTGTTATAGATAGTGGTGATGAAGAATAGCAATGGCGTCTAACGAGAAAAAATGTAAATGATGCTACTCaaaaagagaatgaagaaaaattcatcaaacaaAGGTTGCGTTCAGagacaataaatttaaatagttAAGTCAGGCATTAATCAAGAAcacaaaagagaaagagaacacGTACGGAAACGataaatagatataatataagagcattttgattatatttgaatatttaacaAGGGAAAAATGCAAcatgatattaaattttaagaatattttttttttcaaacaccaaaaatatcatccatatttatcttaaacctcatatgttgcattttattaaaatttatacacTTAAGATGACTATACCACTATTTGATGATTAGACCCAAAGTGCAAAGGTCATGTTGCTTCATGTGCTTTAGCatatttaaaaaggaaagatttATATAGTTTTGTCAGTTCGGTGAGTCGTGATTTCAGTTCTTGTCTTACTCACACTTGGAATAATCATTCCAAGTGAGAGTCgcataaaaataatcattccaaaaaataatttataacgtgattgaaaaattataatttcaaatacattttttttagtCTTTGAATTTTGTTGCGGTTGGAAATACAACCATCCCCCCATTCCCtattttgccaaaaaaaaaatgcttcttTAAGACATCATAATAAATCTTAAAACCATAATAAAGCTGAATCCCAAAAAATCCTAGACTGGAAgctcatttttttcaatttatttaagagataaattattagaaattcataaaataaataataaaaatataaaaattccttTAGAAAAATAGTAGATGCACGCGTtcgagaaaataaataaattataaacaattattattattttcaaatgattttgttttactaaaaatcatataataatacatccaaaatgaaaataaaaacaatcagTAAGCATAATGGCAtgaaatatttcttttaaaatgatttattaatttgaaaatattattttttaaaattagttaaatgcCATGTATTTGCAAAAAGGCATGaaataatatatgaaaaatacgataaaatctagaaaaaaaattaggaaggaaaatgatatttttaaaaaaattgcacCTAACAACCAATTTTGGggtggaaaatattttgtgtataatgTGGACGAATTTTgataagaaatattttgtaCTATATAgaaattttctctctttaatttTGGAAAACGTTTCGTATTTAACGGAACTAAGGGCGTGTTtgattgatcatatttttcatgaaaaatagtcATTTTCTACCCAAATTACAACTGCGCTTGCCACGTGTCTTCTGGGCTTTAAGTGGGTAAGCTTTAATACGGGCCCTACTGGTGGGCCGCCTGGTACGCATCCTGCCGGAAGACGATGAGGACGAGGAAGATGCACCCGATGACGGGCAAGAGTGGAGGTTCGGGTAGTCGGGTCGGCCCGAGGACCCCGGCCTTCGGAATTGGAAAGAGATCCTACCCCGTCAGGAGATGGGGTCTACTCCCGATGAGGTTTGTTACGGTGAACACACTGCGGGTGTCGTTCTACCGTCGTCGTCGATGCG
This window harbors:
- the LOC127790737 gene encoding nucleolar protein 56-like isoform X1, encoding MALYLLYESASGYALLEAHGLDEIGQNTEAVRNSVADLNRFGKVVKLAAFTPFESALDALNQCNAITEGQMTDELRNFLERSLPKVKEGKKPKFSLGVAEPKIGSHIFEATKIPCQSNEFVLELLRGVRLHFDKFIENLKDGDLEKAQLGLGHSYSRAKVKFNVNRVDNMVIQAIFLLDTLDKDINSFSMRVREWYSWHFPELVKIVNDNYLYAKVSKFIENKSELSEDKLPGLIDTVGDEDKAKEIVEAAKASMGQDLSPVDLINVKQFAQRVMDLSEYRKKLYDYLVTKMNDIAPNLAALIGEVVGARLISHAGSLTNLAKCPSSTLQILGAEKALFRALKTRGNTPKYGLIFHSSFIGRASARNKGRMARYLANKCSIASRIDCFLEKNTTAYGEKLREQVEERLDFYDKGVAPRKNLDVMKAAFEVAQNNGTDMDVEKAPAETPVKKSKKKKSKAEATENGDPMDEPVADMNGDANDEPKSGKKKKKEKQKLEQEPDAEQDEAAEDGMTEKKKRKSKDKGLQDVPAAASEGKKKKKKSRTGDGE
- the LOC127790737 gene encoding nucleolar protein 56-like isoform X2, with the protein product MALYLLYESASGYALLEAHGLDEIGQNTEAVRNSVADLNRFGKVVKLAAFTPFESALDALNQCNAITEGQMTDELRNFLERSLPKVKEGKKPKFSLGVAEPKIGSHIFEATKIPCQSNEFVLELLRGVRLHFDKFIENLKDGDLEKAQLGLGHSYSRAKVKFNVNRVDNMVIQAIFLLDTLDKDINSFSMRVREWYSWHFPELVKIVNDNYLYAKVSKFIENKSELSEDKLPGLIDTVGDEDKAKEIVEAAKASMGQDLSPVDLINVKQFAQRVMDLSEYRKKLYDYLVTKMNDIAPNLAALIGEVVGARLISHAGSLTNLAKCPSSTLQILGAEKALFRALKTRGNTPKYGLIFHSSFIGRASARNKGRMARYLANKCSIASRIDCFLEKNTTAYGEKLREQVEERLDFYDKGVAPRKNLDVMKAAFEVAQNNDMDVEKAPAETPVKKSKKKKSKAEATENGDPMDEPVADMNGDANDEPKSGKKKKKEKQKLEQEPDAEQDEAAEDGMTEKKKRKSKDKGLQDVPAAASEGKKKKKKSRTGDGE